The Rhizobium leguminosarum bv. trifolii WSM1325 nucleotide sequence AGCACGAGATTGGTGTCGGCGCGGGCCACGACGCGCACGAAACCTTCTTCGGACAACATCGTCATTGCCCGCCCGTTGGCGCTGAACGGAAACTGGCCGGTGCGAATTTCGTAGCCTTGCGCCTTCGCCTCCGCCGGCGACAGGCCGGCGCTGACGATCTCCGGGTCGGTAAAGCAGATGGCGGGAATGCATCTTTTGTCCCAGGCCCGCTTCTTCCCGGCCATGATTTCCGCCACCATCTCGCCTTGCGCCATGGCCCGATGGGCAAGCATCGGCTCGCCGGTTATGTCTCCGATCGCATAGATCCCGCGCATGGACGTGCGGCAGCGGTCGTCGATCCTCAGATAAGGCCCGGCACGATCGAGATCGAGCTCTTCGAGACCGGATCCTGCGGTTCTTGGGCGGCGGCCAACGGTAACGAGGATGCGGTCCGCCGGCAGGGTCTCACGCCGGCCATCAGCCGTTTCGACGATCAGAGCCTCCCCGTTGTCGGCAAGGCCGATCGCCTTGGCACCCGTCAACACCCGGATACCGCCTTCAGTCAGCTTGCGCATGACGGGGCGTACCAGCTCTGCATCATATTGCGGCAGCACCTGCGGCGTCGCCTCGACGATCGTCACATCAGACCCCATCTTGGAAAAAGCCGTCCCGAGCTCCAGCCCGATATAACCGCCACCGACCACAACGAGCTTTTTCGGCAACTCCGTCAGCGACAGCGCCTCTGTCGAGGACATGACGCGGCCGCCGAAAGGCAGGTTTGCAAGCTCCACCGGATCCGAACCGGTGGCGATCACCACGGTCTCGGCGCGGATGATCTGCTGGCCGGTTTCCGTCTCCACCTCCACCGTCTTGCCATCGCGGAAATGGGCTCGGCCGTGGACGATCTTGACTCGCGCCTTCTGCAGCAGCCCCGAAACACCGGTCGTCAACCGGCCGACGATCCCGTCCTTCCAGGCAATCGTCCTCATGAGATCGATCGAGGCGCCTTCGACGCGGATGCCCATCGGGTTCTTGCCGGCAAGCATCTTTTGCGCGACGTCGAATTCCTCGGCCGCATGGATCAACGCCTTGGAGGGAATGCAGCCGACCGTCAGGCAGGTGCCGCCCGGCTTGCCGGCCTCGACGATAACAGTATCGACGCCGAGCTGCCCGGCGCGGATGGCGCAGACATAACCGCCCGGACCGGCACCGATGACGAGGAGCTTGCAGACGATCTCTTTCATGGATCTCAGCTTTCGATAAAAATGAGCGCAGGCGTTTCGATGAGCGTGCGGATGCGCTGGACGAAGTTTGCCGCATCCCAGCCGTCGATGATGCGGTGATCGAAGCTGGAGGAGAGGTTCATCATCTTGCGCGGCACGAACTGCGTGCCGTCCCAGACCGGTCGCGTGGCGATCTTGTTGACGCCGATGATCGCCACTTCGGGATGATTGATGATGGGTGTCGAGACGATGCCGCCAAGCGCACCGAGCGAGCTGATGGTGATGGTGGAGCCGGAAAGCTCATCGCGTGTCGCAGTCCCCGAGCGCGCCGCTTCCGCCAGCCGGTTCATCTCGGCGGCGCAATCCCAGATGCCGCGGGCTTCGGCATGCCGCACCACCGGAACGGTCAGACCGGCCGGGGTCTGCGTGGC carries:
- a CDS encoding dihydrolipoamide dehydrogenase (TIGRFAM: dihydrolipoamide dehydrogenase~PFAM: pyridine nucleotide-disulphide oxidoreductase dimerisation region; FAD-dependent pyridine nucleotide-disulphide oxidoreductase; glucose-inhibited division protein A~KEGG: ret:RHE_PC00073 dihydrolipoamide dehydrogenase), with the translated sequence MKEIVCKLLVIGAGPGGYVCAIRAGQLGVDTVIVEAGKPGGTCLTVGCIPSKALIHAAEEFDVAQKMLAGKNPMGIRVEGASIDLMRTIAWKDGIVGRLTTGVSGLLQKARVKIVHGRAHFRDGKTVEVETETGQQIIRAETVVIATGSDPVELANLPFGGRVMSSTEALSLTELPKKLVVVGGGYIGLELGTAFSKMGSDVTIVEATPQVLPQYDAELVRPVMRKLTEGGIRVLTGAKAIGLADNGEALIVETADGRRETLPADRILVTVGRRPRTAGSGLEELDLDRAGPYLRIDDRCRTSMRGIYAIGDITGEPMLAHRAMAQGEMVAEIMAGKKRAWDKRCIPAICFTDPEIVSAGLSPAEAKAQGYEIRTGQFPFSANGRAMTMLSEEGFVRVVARADTNLVLGLQAVGAGVSELSAVFALAIEMGARLEDIAGTIHAHPTRSEAVMEAALKALGSALHI